The following are encoded together in the Oceanobacillus zhaokaii genome:
- the yiaK gene encoding 3-dehydro-L-gulonate 2-dehydrogenase, whose protein sequence is MTLRIKFDDMKAEFKRVLMKKGFSEHTADEAAISFTSNSCDGVYSHGVNRFPRVVEYIEKGYIKPDAVPEKISGFGALERWDGNLALGNLAAKRCMDRAMEIASEFGIGCVALQNTNHWMRGGEYGWQAAEKGYIGILWTNTQPNMPAWGAKDRRIGNNPIILALPREDGPVVVDMAMSQYSYGKIESYRMEGKELPVPGGFDSEGNLTTEPEKIEETWRVLPIGYWKGSGLSIVLDLIASMLSGGNTTQDVGKLGADEYALSQVFISISPDKLGDISKLEASIDESIQYIKESVPATSDGEVYYPGERTMNTRVKNLELGIPVNEGVWEKIKSM, encoded by the coding sequence ATGACTTTGAGAATAAAATTTGATGACATGAAAGCTGAATTTAAAAGAGTACTAATGAAAAAGGGATTCTCTGAACATACAGCTGATGAAGCAGCAATTTCTTTCACTAGTAATAGCTGTGACGGCGTTTACTCCCACGGTGTAAATAGATTCCCTAGAGTTGTTGAATATATAGAAAAAGGTTACATAAAGCCAGATGCTGTTCCAGAGAAAATCAGTGGTTTTGGTGCATTAGAAAGATGGGATGGAAATCTAGCATTAGGAAATCTAGCCGCAAAACGCTGTATGGATCGGGCGATGGAAATAGCTTCTGAATTTGGAATAGGCTGTGTCGCTTTACAGAACACGAATCATTGGATGCGGGGCGGGGAGTATGGCTGGCAAGCAGCAGAAAAAGGATATATTGGAATCCTATGGACGAACACGCAACCTAATATGCCTGCTTGGGGTGCTAAAGATAGAAGGATTGGTAATAACCCTATTATTCTAGCATTACCTAGAGAAGATGGTCCTGTTGTTGTCGATATGGCAATGTCACAATATTCTTATGGGAAAATTGAAAGTTACCGAATGGAAGGCAAGGAGTTACCGGTACCAGGTGGATTTGATAGCGAGGGGAACCTTACTACAGAGCCAGAAAAAATAGAAGAAACATGGAGGGTATTACCTATAGGTTATTGGAAAGGATCAGGATTATCAATTGTACTTGATCTCATTGCATCCATGCTGTCAGGTGGAAACACTACGCAAGATGTTGGTAAATTAGGAGCAGATGAATATGCCTTATCACAAGTATTTATCTCCATTTCACCAGATAAATTAGGCGATATTTCCAAATTGGAGGCGAGTATTGATGAATCTATTCAATATATTAAAGAATCGGTTCCTGCAACAAGTGACGGCGAAGTGTACTATCCTGGGGAACGTACAATGAATACGAGAGTGAAGAATTTAGAGTTAGGAATACCTGTAAATGAGGGAGTATGGGAGAAAATAAAGTCAATGTAA
- a CDS encoding YesL family protein has protein sequence MNSDRYTQFSYKVSNWILKLALINILWILFSILGLVIFGFFPATISMFSVISKLRRQEELPIFKTFWKTYKQEFIKSNQMGFLLVTVAVIFYFDLYFIQETSNSILQLFYYPLIILIFIFCMCILYVFPIYAHYDLKIFHIFKNAFLIMIANPLATFAIISSVIVIAVITMFFPAILLFFSGSILAYLITSAASNSFSKIELKKMDFGEVELNHSKE, from the coding sequence ATGAATTCTGATAGATATACTCAATTTTCTTATAAAGTATCAAATTGGATTTTGAAATTAGCTCTAATAAATATTTTATGGATTTTATTTTCTATCTTGGGATTGGTTATTTTTGGCTTTTTCCCAGCCACAATTTCCATGTTCTCAGTAATTAGTAAATTAAGAAGACAAGAGGAGCTTCCTATCTTTAAAACATTTTGGAAGACTTACAAGCAAGAGTTTATAAAAAGTAATCAAATGGGCTTCTTACTTGTAACCGTTGCAGTCATTTTTTATTTTGATTTGTATTTTATTCAAGAAACTAGCAATTCAATTTTGCAATTATTTTACTACCCATTGATTATTTTAATTTTTATTTTTTGTATGTGTATTTTGTATGTTTTTCCGATTTATGCACATTATGATTTAAAGATCTTTCATATTTTTAAAAATGCCTTTTTAATTATGATTGCGAATCCACTGGCAACATTTGCAATCATATCAAGTGTAATTGTCATTGCTGTTATTACTATGTTCTTTCCTGCTATTCTACTATTTTTCAGCGGAAGTATATTGGCTTACTTAATTACTTCAGCTGCTAGCAATTCATTTAGTAAAATAGAACTTAAGAAAATGGATTTTGGAGAAGTCGAATTAAATCATTCAAAAGAATAA
- a CDS encoding ABC transporter substrate-binding protein, with translation MGKKWYLCWIGLLVFVLFLAGCGNDEDASGKGKDDSGNEDGVTIKFHTWINDDAGKWDKVVAAFEEEHPEINVEVEPLVENMSNEEYLQKLDLLASSGEELDVMMFSDVTDLSKRADAGLVAPIDSLIEEEKLNIEEEYSNSSYPKIDDSYYGLPGKMVTMLVLLNKDHLDEAGLPVPTDWTWEDYKEYAEKLTKTEGNTKRYGSYFHTWPDVYFILKLLGKQENSSIVNSDGTSNMEDPMLEETLKLRYDMEQVDKSSVPLSETLSQKLDYRQQFFSESASMIPSGSWMVSEWGAFTPDFTMAWAPWPKNNEEGPSYTEIGGDIFSIANNSEHKEEAYTFIRWMTTEGMILQETWIPTWNNSDLNEVLDNIIATTTNPEAVDKESLIYTLENSVPGIRSYPFSYLTEAYNEFNTEAELYLLGDQDLETTISNAKEKVQAVIDENQK, from the coding sequence ATGGGTAAAAAATGGTATCTTTGTTGGATTGGTTTGTTGGTATTCGTACTATTCTTAGCAGGGTGTGGCAATGATGAAGATGCTTCGGGGAAAGGAAAAGATGATTCAGGAAATGAAGATGGCGTTACTATAAAGTTTCATACATGGATTAATGATGATGCTGGAAAATGGGATAAAGTAGTTGCTGCATTTGAAGAAGAACATCCTGAGATAAATGTTGAGGTTGAGCCTTTAGTTGAAAATATGTCGAATGAAGAATATCTTCAAAAATTAGATTTGCTTGCCTCTTCGGGTGAGGAGTTAGACGTGATGATGTTTTCGGATGTAACAGATCTTTCTAAGAGAGCTGATGCAGGTTTAGTCGCACCTATTGATTCATTGATAGAAGAAGAAAAACTTAATATAGAAGAAGAGTATAGTAATAGTAGTTATCCTAAAATTGATGATTCATATTATGGACTTCCAGGGAAGATGGTTACGATGCTAGTTTTATTAAATAAAGACCATTTGGATGAAGCGGGATTGCCAGTACCAACGGATTGGACTTGGGAGGATTACAAAGAATATGCAGAAAAATTAACTAAAACGGAAGGAAATACAAAAAGGTATGGTTCATACTTCCATACTTGGCCAGACGTATATTTTATTTTAAAATTGCTGGGCAAACAAGAAAACTCAAGTATTGTTAATAGTGACGGTACTTCTAATATGGAAGATCCAATGTTAGAGGAAACGCTGAAGCTGCGCTATGATATGGAACAAGTTGATAAGTCATCTGTCCCATTATCAGAAACACTTTCACAGAAACTCGATTATAGACAACAGTTTTTCTCCGAATCTGCCAGCATGATTCCATCGGGAAGTTGGATGGTCAGTGAATGGGGAGCATTTACACCTGATTTCACAATGGCATGGGCTCCATGGCCAAAGAATAATGAAGAGGGTCCTTCTTACACAGAAATTGGAGGAGATATTTTTAGTATTGCTAATAACTCCGAACATAAGGAAGAGGCATATACATTTATTAGATGGATGACAACGGAAGGGATGATATTACAAGAGACTTGGATCCCTACATGGAACAACTCCGACTTAAATGAAGTATTGGACAACATTATTGCGACTACAACAAACCCTGAAGCAGTGGATAAAGAATCACTAATTTATACCTTAGAAAATTCAGTGCCAGGAATACGATCATATCCTTTTTCCTATCTAACAGAGGCTTATAATGAATTTAACACGGAAGCAGAACTTTATTTACTTGGTGATCAAGACTTGGAAACAACCATATCAAATGCAAAGGAAAAAGTTCAAGCAGTAATTGATGAGAATCAAAAATAA
- a CDS encoding ABC transporter substrate-binding protein, with protein MKKRWYSLGLSLLVFVIILAGCGNNEEASGSENGSSEDKVTIKFHTWINNEVGKWDEVVAAFEEEHPDINVEVEPLVENMSHPDYLQKLDLLASSGEQLDVFMFANSSEYVKRIEPGLVAPLDEFIEEEGLNVEEEYNYSYPKVDESYYGLPAKSSIRLVMLNKDHLDEAGLPVPKEWTWDEYEEYAKKLTKGEGTDKQYGSYFYTWPDTFLILKLLSKADSSSMINNDGSSNMDDPLLEASLKLRYDMEQVDKTSVPLANTLSQKLDYRQQFFTQSVSMVPIGSYMLTEWGEFTPDFTMAWAPWPTNSENDPSYTQIGGDIMSIANNSKHKEEAYTFIRWMTTKGIEQQGVWTPSWNNADLEGVVDNLISTTSNPEAIDRESFLYTIENSVPSEILLPQPYATEAYNELNAQAELYLLGEQDLETTLSNAKEKVEAIIDANQ; from the coding sequence ATGAAGAAAAGATGGTATAGTTTAGGCCTTAGTTTATTGGTATTCGTAATCATCTTGGCAGGCTGTGGTAACAATGAAGAGGCTTCTGGTTCAGAGAATGGTAGTTCAGAAGATAAAGTGACGATTAAATTCCACACATGGATAAATAATGAGGTTGGAAAATGGGATGAGGTTGTTGCTGCGTTTGAAGAGGAACATCCTGACATAAATGTTGAAGTCGAACCACTCGTAGAAAACATGTCTCATCCAGATTACCTTCAGAAGTTAGACTTGTTAGCTTCATCTGGTGAACAGTTAGATGTTTTTATGTTTGCAAATAGCTCAGAATACGTGAAAAGAATTGAGCCTGGTTTAGTAGCGCCACTTGATGAGTTTATTGAAGAGGAAGGACTAAATGTAGAAGAAGAATATAACTACAGCTATCCTAAAGTAGATGAATCATATTATGGTTTGCCTGCGAAATCAAGCATTCGTCTAGTAATGCTGAACAAGGATCATTTGGATGAAGCAGGGTTACCAGTACCAAAAGAATGGACTTGGGATGAATATGAAGAATACGCGAAGAAATTAACAAAAGGAGAGGGTACTGATAAGCAATATGGTTCCTACTTCTATACATGGCCAGACACGTTTCTTATCCTAAAATTATTAAGTAAAGCTGATAGTTCTAGTATGATTAATAATGATGGTTCTTCTAATATGGATGACCCACTGTTAGAAGCGTCTCTTAAATTACGCTATGATATGGAGCAAGTTGATAAAACTTCGGTGCCATTAGCAAATACGCTTTCTCAAAAACTTGATTACAGGCAACAGTTCTTTACTCAATCGGTAAGTATGGTTCCGATCGGTAGTTATATGCTTACAGAGTGGGGAGAATTTACACCTGACTTTACAATGGCATGGGCACCTTGGCCAACTAACAGCGAAAACGATCCTTCATACACTCAAATCGGTGGGGATATTATGAGTATAGCAAACAACTCTAAACATAAAGAGGAGGCCTATACTTTTATAAGATGGATGACTACAAAGGGTATTGAACAACAGGGTGTCTGGACTCCTTCATGGAATAATGCAGATTTAGAAGGAGTAGTAGATAATTTAATTTCTACAACATCTAATCCAGAAGCGATTGACAGAGAGTCGTTTTTATACACAATAGAGAATTCAGTTCCATCAGAAATTTTACTCCCTCAACCGTATGCAACAGAAGCTTATAATGAATTGAATGCACAAGCAGAACTATATCTGCTTGGGGAACAAGACTTAGAAACTACACTATCAAATGCAAAGGAAAAAGTGGAAGCAATCATTGATGCAAATCAATAG
- a CDS encoding carbohydrate ABC transporter permease, with the protein MTIIMTVGGIVFLLPFIWMVSASFKLEEDVLTFPIQWIPQTWNAIENYSQVWFGDKSFLLYYWNTIKISVLTTLTSVAVSSLAAYAFAKIKFKGRDIVFLIVLATYMIPPQSLLVPQFLMYTWADLFDSHLGLILLNSFSVFGTFMLRQFFLGINDEIIESAKIDGAGHFRTFFHIALPLVSPAIATYAILRFIWTWNDYQYPLIFIRSEELYTLQLGIAQFADAHGSIYSLMMAAAVSAIIPLLIVFIIGQKQVIEGIQLGGVKG; encoded by the coding sequence ATGACGATTATCATGACTGTTGGTGGGATAGTATTCTTGTTACCTTTCATTTGGATGGTCTCTGCCTCATTTAAGCTAGAAGAGGATGTACTTACTTTTCCAATTCAATGGATTCCACAAACATGGAATGCAATAGAAAATTATTCCCAGGTGTGGTTTGGAGATAAATCCTTTCTATTATATTACTGGAATACTATTAAAATCTCAGTTCTTACAACATTAACTTCTGTTGCCGTTTCAAGTCTCGCCGCATATGCATTTGCAAAAATAAAGTTTAAGGGTAGAGACATCGTATTTTTAATCGTTCTTGCGACATATATGATTCCACCACAATCATTATTAGTGCCACAGTTCTTAATGTATACTTGGGCAGATTTATTCGATTCACATCTTGGTTTAATCCTGTTAAATAGTTTTAGTGTATTTGGAACCTTTATGCTGCGACAATTTTTCCTGGGAATTAATGATGAAATCATAGAATCTGCAAAAATAGACGGAGCAGGACACTTTCGAACATTTTTCCATATTGCATTGCCATTAGTAAGTCCAGCGATTGCAACCTATGCAATATTACGTTTCATCTGGACATGGAATGATTATCAGTATCCATTAATCTTCATAAGATCCGAGGAATTATATACGTTGCAGCTAGGAATTGCACAATTTGCTGATGCACATGGATCCATTTATTCATTAATGATGGCAGCTGCTGTTTCGGCAATTATACCGCTTTTAATCGTATTTATTATCGGGCAAAAGCAGGTTATTGAAGGAATTCAATTAGGTGGAGTGAAAGGGTAA
- a CDS encoding carbohydrate ABC transporter permease, with product MKEAKEIREFDTELKALPISSNAKQQGRNRKPIFKGWKDTIVGYIFISPMFIGTSILVIFPILATIFLSFTDWNFITGVGGFNFIGLENFKTLLGDDIFIKSLIHNFILLLVVPIGLLISLTLAVIINNHVYFKDVFKVVYFMPYISSVVAVAIVFQVLFHPTMGPINQLLLSLGVENPPGWIADTNFALISVMVILIWMNIGFQLIIYLAGLQNIPKELYEAAEMDGASAWYKFRKITVPLVSPTTFLLLVTGFISTFKVFDLIVVLTNGGPANSTSVPVFYLYQQAFIELKTGYSSAIALILLVLVLLITFLQWLGQKKWVNY from the coding sequence ATGAAAGAGGCAAAAGAAATAAGAGAATTCGACACAGAATTGAAAGCGTTGCCAATTAGTTCTAATGCAAAGCAGCAAGGAAGAAATAGAAAACCGATATTCAAAGGATGGAAAGATACGATTGTCGGCTATATTTTTATTTCACCTATGTTTATTGGAACATCGATTTTAGTAATCTTTCCAATCCTAGCAACTATATTCTTAAGTTTTACAGATTGGAATTTTATCACTGGAGTTGGTGGATTTAATTTTATTGGTTTAGAAAACTTTAAAACGTTATTAGGCGATGACATCTTTATCAAATCGCTCATACACAATTTTATTTTGCTTCTAGTAGTCCCGATTGGGTTATTAATTTCTTTAACTCTTGCAGTTATTATTAATAACCATGTTTACTTTAAAGATGTCTTCAAGGTAGTTTATTTTATGCCTTATATTTCAAGTGTTGTTGCGGTTGCAATTGTATTCCAAGTACTTTTCCATCCAACGATGGGGCCAATTAACCAATTACTACTATCACTTGGAGTAGAGAATCCTCCAGGGTGGATTGCGGATACCAATTTTGCACTTATCTCCGTAATGGTCATATTAATTTGGATGAATATTGGTTTTCAATTAATTATTTATTTAGCAGGACTTCAAAATATACCGAAAGAACTTTATGAAGCGGCAGAAATGGACGGGGCCTCAGCCTGGTATAAGTTCAGAAAAATTACTGTACCACTTGTTTCTCCAACAACTTTCTTACTATTAGTTACAGGGTTTATCAGTACGTTTAAAGTATTCGATTTAATTGTTGTCTTGACCAATGGTGGTCCAGCAAATTCAACATCGGTTCCAGTTTTCTATTTGTATCAACAAGCGTTTATTGAATTAAAGACAGGTTACTCATCAGCTATTGCATTAATACTTCTAGTATTAGTACTTCTCATCACGTTCTTGCAGTGGCTTGGGCAGAAAAAATGGGTTAACTATTAA